In Sphingobacterium zeae, one genomic interval encodes:
- the hpf gene encoding ribosome hibernation-promoting factor, HPF/YfiA family, with translation MNITVQSIRFTADQKLIDFIKKKTGKLEQFLDSIIGGECYLRLENVDDEANKISEIKLNIPGSQLFAKGQAKSFEEATDIAVESLRRQINKHKTKTKNTVINSRNDVLVVEEEEEEEYD, from the coding sequence ATGAACATTACTGTGCAATCTATTCGATTTACTGCTGATCAAAAGCTAATCGATTTTATTAAAAAGAAAACAGGAAAATTGGAGCAGTTTTTGGATTCCATTATTGGTGGCGAATGCTATCTGCGATTGGAAAATGTCGATGATGAGGCAAACAAAATTTCGGAAATTAAATTGAATATCCCAGGAAGTCAGCTATTTGCAAAGGGGCAGGCAAAAAGTTTTGAAGAGGCAACAGATATTGCCGTGGAATCTCTTCGTAGACAGATAAATAAGCATAAAACAAAAACAAAAAATACCGTAATTAATAGTCGTAATGACGTTCTTGTAGTGGAGGAAGAAGAGGAAGAAGAATACGATTAA
- a CDS encoding ferritin, with protein sequence MKDLLKLKSSLKEEIENILNAQIKVEAHSSALYLAMSSWCDDQGLENASEFFAKQSNEEREHMLKLFNYINNRGGRAISPEVIGIPQDFESFRGVFEQTLEQEMFVTEQFNNIADRCAKAKDYVTFNFVQWFLAEQVEEEYVARRILELFDVIGEEGTGRWEIDKHLLKVSFPGE encoded by the coding sequence ATGAAAGATTTATTGAAATTAAAATCTTCTTTGAAAGAAGAGATCGAAAATATATTGAATGCGCAAATTAAAGTTGAAGCTCACTCTTCTGCATTATATTTGGCTATGTCATCTTGGTGTGATGATCAAGGTTTGGAAAACGCTTCAGAATTTTTTGCAAAGCAATCCAACGAAGAGCGTGAACACATGTTGAAGCTTTTCAATTATATCAACAATCGTGGTGGACGTGCAATTTCTCCAGAGGTGATCGGTATTCCTCAAGATTTTGAGTCGTTCCGTGGCGTGTTTGAACAAACACTGGAGCAGGAAATGTTTGTTACTGAACAATTCAATAACATCGCTGATAGATGTGCGAAAGCAAAAGATTATGTTACCTTTAATTTTGTTCAATGGTTCTTGGCAGAGCAGGTGGAAGAAGAGTATGTAGCAAGACGCATTCTTGAATTATTCGATGTAATCGGTGAAGAAGGTACTGGCCGTTGGGAAATTGACAAACACCTTCTTAAAGTTAGTTTTCCAGGTGAATAG
- a CDS encoding tyrosine-type recombinase/integrase: MLEKEFIRFLQIEKRYSEHTVVAYKHELDLFHSFLGREGLMVQDIVYRDLRHYFAQMVESGKNASSVNRSMSALRTYFKFLQREECIAKNPMTLIKALKTPKKLPVVVEKEKLVRLLDQMEQEQDGFESCRDYMVMELLFGTGIRLAELLKIKEQDIDFFNKNILILGKRNKERLVPINNLLLKELKNYLQQKATQFVDTNNSLLIVTKEGKPAYAKLIYDIVHRQLTLISTQGKRSPHILRHTFATALLDNGADLNAIKELLGHAGLAATQVYTHNSAERLKSIYKQAHPKA, encoded by the coding sequence ATGTTGGAAAAGGAGTTTATTCGGTTTTTGCAAATTGAAAAAAGATATTCAGAACACACAGTTGTCGCTTATAAGCATGAGCTGGATCTGTTTCATTCTTTTTTGGGTCGGGAAGGACTGATGGTGCAGGATATCGTGTACCGTGATTTGCGGCATTATTTTGCGCAAATGGTGGAATCTGGAAAGAATGCCAGCTCCGTAAACCGAAGCATGTCTGCATTGCGAACATATTTTAAATTTTTGCAACGTGAGGAATGTATTGCCAAAAATCCCATGACACTTATTAAAGCGTTAAAGACTCCTAAAAAATTACCGGTAGTTGTCGAAAAGGAAAAATTGGTGCGCTTATTGGATCAGATGGAGCAGGAGCAGGATGGATTTGAATCCTGCCGTGATTATATGGTGATGGAATTATTGTTTGGTACAGGCATCCGATTAGCGGAACTGTTGAAAATTAAAGAACAGGATATTGATTTTTTTAATAAAAACATTCTTATATTAGGTAAAAGGAACAAAGAACGCCTCGTTCCGATCAATAATCTTTTATTGAAAGAATTGAAAAACTATTTACAACAAAAAGCGACACAATTTGTTGATACTAATAATAGCTTACTGATCGTTACTAAAGAGGGGAAGCCGGCATACGCCAAGCTGATCTACGATATCGTACATCGGCAGTTGACACTGATTTCCACACAAGGTAAGCGAAGTCCTCATATTTTGAGGCATACGTTCGCAACAGCCCTATTGGATAATGGGGCAGATTTAAATGCAATTAAAGAGCTGCTGGGGCATGCAGGACTTGCGGCAACACAAGTATACACGCATAACTCAGCAGAACGATTGAAGTCAATTTATAAACAAGCTCATCCAAAAGCTTAA
- a CDS encoding TonB-dependent receptor, whose protein sequence is MSKKEVYGIVVDTAGKPLNGVSVHLTSSRDTLFSSTSNTGYFHFSRVQGNDIRISCSQLGLSILERSYPLYNSTTATLDVGKLTMFPHVSLLKEVIVLKYKPIVYKQDTVQFNLDAFQFDHRALLEEALKALPNVQVSRDGSVYAFGKPISSVKVDGKKFFGGDVLTATRNLPADFVKSVQVIDFYGDEATAKGIKSAESEKILNIVLKDDKKKITFGQATLGGGSVDRYLGSAGLNRFNDGREYSIITSVNNTNTNLFSFGSPNGGEREREMGELADFADPTDGLNKIGSVGGSFSSPLSKNVTASGKYSFTQRNNYIQGNSLLQSIYGYGKGGNNLISNSENYSIKSIDRTHKMDWDFDIKLSPKDQLKISPKLSYTNATSNTLKDRRIQNNLLSSTGNYDAGSITESPAAALDLFYVRSFTKPGRKVLYTLHTDFNSLDKDEEVRDFNKAIDSSSNLPRITETYLNQGVRSSSENKNIQSRLSLVEPVDLGGTLEINYDFDYTKIDARRSTFDNNFDNGPLLVDSLSLKYDYAFASNKVGMVYRQDLSDKVKVSFGFAVQPSELTGSSTDKLIKTSYSNVNLVPSAGLKWKFSKEEDLSMDYYGRNNQPSFYQIQPVVDNTNTQNIVVGNKDLKSEFAHSFVSKYRKSITRSGQYLEASLALNLVNDKIVANRTIDPNSTIQKTTYRNTEGYYDVKSYYLFTASLLSDNLQMSLNGNADYYNNISYVNDKKSFGGHFLFTQAIQFRYTWSDIFEAELNGNYSLNRATFDWPVQDNITVHSGIVGLGSKAYLGTHFTMGLELSQKFNAGYSSSWNNISPTIINAYMEYTFGRNNLGMLRFQGFDLMNQNTGISRVVLGNDILDVRNNRLARYFMLSLNIRLQKYPKKS, encoded by the coding sequence GTGTCAAAAAAAGAGGTGTATGGTATTGTTGTAGATACAGCAGGAAAACCGTTAAATGGTGTGAGTGTCCATCTGACAAGCTCTCGCGATACCTTGTTCTCATCAACGTCCAATACAGGTTATTTTCATTTCAGCCGTGTGCAAGGTAATGATATTCGTATCAGTTGTAGTCAACTGGGCCTAAGTATATTGGAACGTAGCTATCCCTTGTACAATAGTACAACAGCGACATTGGATGTCGGAAAATTAACGATGTTCCCCCATGTATCCCTGCTGAAAGAGGTTATTGTACTGAAATATAAACCTATCGTCTATAAGCAGGATACCGTTCAATTTAATCTGGATGCCTTCCAATTCGATCACCGCGCGCTGTTGGAGGAGGCTCTCAAAGCGTTGCCAAATGTTCAGGTTTCAAGGGATGGTTCTGTCTATGCCTTTGGCAAACCTATATCCTCCGTTAAGGTCGATGGAAAAAAATTCTTTGGCGGCGATGTGCTCACAGCAACACGCAATCTACCGGCAGATTTTGTAAAAAGTGTTCAGGTGATCGATTTCTATGGGGATGAGGCTACAGCAAAAGGAATTAAAAGTGCTGAATCTGAAAAGATCCTCAATATCGTCCTCAAAGATGATAAGAAGAAAATTACTTTTGGACAGGCCACATTGGGCGGTGGTTCGGTCGATCGTTATCTGGGCAGTGCTGGGCTGAACCGCTTTAATGATGGAAGAGAATATTCTATTATCACATCAGTAAACAATACCAACACAAACCTCTTTTCTTTCGGTTCCCCCAATGGTGGAGAGCGGGAGCGGGAAATGGGCGAACTTGCTGACTTTGCAGACCCTACAGATGGACTGAATAAAATCGGATCTGTAGGAGGCAGTTTTTCCAGTCCGCTTTCTAAAAACGTGACCGCCAGTGGTAAATATTCTTTTACGCAGCGGAATAATTACATCCAGGGAAATTCTTTGTTGCAGTCCATATACGGATATGGGAAAGGGGGGAATAATTTGATCAGCAATTCTGAAAACTACAGCATAAAATCGATTGATCGTACACACAAAATGGACTGGGACTTTGATATCAAGCTGTCTCCCAAAGATCAGCTTAAAATATCGCCCAAATTATCTTATACCAATGCTACAAGCAATACGTTGAAAGATAGGAGGATACAAAATAATTTATTGAGTAGTACGGGTAACTATGATGCGGGCAGTATTACGGAAAGTCCGGCAGCAGCTTTAGATCTTTTTTATGTCAGAAGTTTTACCAAACCGGGGCGGAAAGTGCTTTATACGTTGCATACTGACTTTAATTCTTTGGATAAAGACGAGGAAGTCCGCGACTTTAATAAAGCAATCGATAGTAGCTCAAATTTGCCCAGAATAACGGAGACGTATCTCAATCAAGGCGTCCGTTCCAGCAGTGAAAATAAAAATATCCAAAGTCGCCTGTCCCTGGTCGAACCCGTTGATTTAGGAGGGACTTTGGAAATCAATTACGATTTTGACTATACCAAGATTGATGCTAGACGTTCCACTTTTGACAACAACTTTGACAATGGACCTCTCTTGGTGGATTCGCTGAGTTTGAAGTACGACTATGCTTTTGCAAGCAATAAAGTCGGTATGGTTTATCGGCAAGATCTGAGTGACAAAGTGAAAGTGAGTTTCGGCTTTGCGGTTCAGCCTTCGGAACTGACAGGAAGTTCAACAGACAAGCTGATAAAAACCTCCTATTCCAATGTGAACCTTGTACCTTCTGCCGGACTGAAATGGAAATTCAGCAAAGAGGAGGACCTTTCGATGGATTATTATGGGCGTAATAATCAACCTAGTTTCTATCAAATACAACCTGTGGTGGACAATACCAACACACAAAATATTGTGGTCGGAAATAAAGATCTAAAATCGGAATTTGCACATAGTTTTGTTTCAAAATACCGGAAATCAATTACACGCAGTGGTCAGTACTTAGAAGCTAGTCTTGCTCTTAATCTGGTGAATGATAAGATTGTTGCCAACCGTACAATTGATCCCAATTCGACCATACAAAAAACGACCTATCGCAACACAGAAGGATATTATGATGTTAAGAGTTATTACCTGTTTACAGCCTCGTTGTTGTCCGATAACCTGCAGATGAGCTTGAACGGAAATGCCGATTATTATAACAATATCTCGTATGTAAACGATAAGAAGAGCTTTGGTGGACACTTCTTGTTTACTCAAGCGATTCAGTTTCGCTATACCTGGAGTGATATCTTCGAAGCCGAATTAAATGGTAACTATTCCTTGAACAGGGCGACATTTGATTGGCCTGTGCAAGATAATATCACCGTGCATTCGGGTATTGTTGGACTGGGATCTAAAGCATATTTGGGTACACATTTTACGATGGGACTTGAGCTTTCTCAAAAGTTTAACGCAGGATATTCAAGCTCGTGGAACAATATTAGCCCGACGATAATCAATGCGTATATGGAATATACTTTTGGACGGAATAACCTCGGTATGCTGCGTTTTCAGGGATTCGATTTAATGAACCAGAATACCGGGATTTCGCGTGTCGTCTTAGGAAATGACATTTTGGATGTCCGTAATAATCGACTGGCGCGTTATTTTATGCTTTCCCTTAATATAAGATTACAAAAATACCCTAAAAAATCATGA
- a CDS encoding FecR family protein, with product MKKIYNDSVDLVTDESFVSYHNGNAKRAEIHFWTTWIAENPDKLHLVTEARTMLDALNVHISEGELQVEKDKLFAKLESKATAKTHQLGGKWRWIAAASILLIGAFSFHQIFLKGTTQPTLALHPTSTEEWLHVATKNGRMIKVNLSDGSQITLMGGSTLHYPKHFSKDTMCVLLNGDAHFNISKNAGRTFAVKTDNALVTVLGTQFLVEQVDSKNTRVSLFSGKIKLTNRNNKKQILLNPGQQGYVTTTNIHLDKFAPTQINNFPEGILHFQNAPFAEVARKMTQYYGIHLSLRKPDARWRYTGHFEKLPVEAALAAICFSKELSSKKIAKDTYVLY from the coding sequence ATGAAAAAAATTTACAACGATAGCGTTGATTTAGTAACCGATGAGAGTTTTGTGTCTTATCACAATGGAAACGCAAAACGAGCGGAAATTCATTTTTGGACGACATGGATTGCAGAAAATCCAGATAAATTACATCTTGTTACTGAAGCAAGGACGATGTTGGATGCCCTAAACGTGCATATCAGCGAAGGGGAATTGCAAGTTGAAAAAGATAAACTATTTGCAAAGCTGGAAAGCAAAGCAACTGCAAAAACACATCAGCTAGGAGGAAAATGGCGATGGATTGCTGCAGCTTCTATCCTACTCATCGGTGCATTTTCATTCCATCAGATTTTTCTTAAAGGCACGACTCAACCTACGCTCGCCTTACATCCTACCTCTACTGAAGAATGGCTTCATGTCGCTACCAAAAATGGCAGAATGATCAAGGTTAACCTCAGTGATGGAAGCCAGATTACGTTGATGGGTGGAAGTACACTACATTATCCAAAACATTTCAGTAAGGATACCATGTGTGTTCTGCTGAACGGTGATGCACACTTTAATATTTCAAAAAACGCAGGCCGCACATTTGCAGTAAAAACAGATAATGCCTTAGTGACGGTATTGGGGACACAATTTTTGGTGGAGCAAGTTGATTCAAAAAACACCCGTGTAAGTTTGTTTTCCGGAAAGATTAAACTGACCAACCGCAACAATAAAAAACAAATTCTGCTCAATCCTGGGCAACAGGGGTATGTCACCACTACGAATATCCATCTCGATAAATTTGCGCCCACACAGATCAATAATTTTCCGGAAGGTATTTTACATTTTCAAAATGCTCCTTTCGCTGAAGTCGCCCGGAAAATGACGCAATATTATGGCATCCACCTCTCCCTACGCAAACCCGATGCGCGATGGAGATATACCGGGCATTTTGAGAAGCTGCCTGTTGAGGCTGCACTCGCCGCGATTTGTTTTTCAAAAGAATTGTCATCAAAAAAAATAGCAAAAGATACGTATGTGCTTTATTAA
- a CDS encoding DUF6686 family protein: protein MSELVCPLAQVEEVFSTTTGKVYQCSRKNCFWLEYNKETTSFSVSDFLMFKKRIDAIDVEHMLHDTTRSSDFEIIMPFRTERCFILAVEDVLQLRELLDGAKFMIELNSVIRTCLQVSPFAVFA from the coding sequence ATGTCAGAATTGGTTTGTCCGTTAGCACAGGTGGAGGAAGTTTTTTCAACTACAACAGGTAAAGTCTATCAATGTAGCCGCAAAAATTGTTTCTGGTTGGAATATAATAAGGAGACTACTTCTTTCTCGGTATCTGATTTTTTAATGTTCAAAAAACGTATAGATGCCATTGATGTCGAACATATGCTTCATGACACTACCCGTTCGTCGGATTTCGAAATCATCATGCCCTTCCGTACGGAAAGATGCTTCATCTTAGCGGTAGAAGATGTGCTTCAGTTACGTGAATTATTAGACGGAGCTAAATTTATGATCGAGCTGAATAGCGTAATCAGAACGTGTCTTCAGGTTTCGCCATTTGCAGTTTTTGCGTAG
- a CDS encoding HAD family hydrolase, translated as MEKIKNIVLDYGNVIFMIDFVNLKDAFTQLGIGNVDAVFAHHGQSALFDNFDKGKIDSAQFRDGIRELAQNSALADDEIDAAWNSLLIGVPKGNHEILLQLKDRYRTFLLSNNNAIHYAYCMNDIQQKYGVADNEVFFEKTYYSHLVGMRKPDAEIFELVMTEQQLDPAETLFIDDSPQHLATANQLGWHTALCTKEKPLQILLEEFKLL; from the coding sequence ATGGAAAAAATTAAAAATATTGTTCTTGATTATGGGAATGTGATCTTTATGATCGACTTTGTGAATTTGAAAGATGCTTTTACTCAGTTAGGTATAGGGAATGTAGATGCTGTATTTGCACATCATGGTCAAAGTGCACTTTTTGATAATTTTGATAAAGGAAAAATTGATTCGGCTCAATTTCGGGATGGAATAAGAGAATTGGCGCAAAATTCGGCATTGGCGGACGACGAGATAGACGCTGCCTGGAATAGCCTGCTGATTGGTGTACCAAAAGGTAATCATGAAATTTTACTTCAGTTGAAAGATCGATATCGGACCTTCTTATTAAGCAATAACAATGCTATTCACTATGCCTATTGTATGAATGATATCCAGCAGAAATATGGCGTTGCAGACAATGAAGTTTTTTTTGAAAAGACCTATTACTCTCATTTGGTGGGAATGCGTAAACCTGATGCGGAGATTTTTGAGTTGGTTATGACAGAACAACAATTGGACCCTGCAGAAACTTTGTTCATCGATGATAGTCCGCAGCACTTGGCAACAGCTAATCAGTTGGGATGGCATACGGCATTGTGTACCAAAGAGAAACCCCTTCAGATTTTACTGGAAGAATTCAAATTGTTATAA
- a CDS encoding pectinesterase family protein, which produces MKRKINVFKMLPVGVLLGILFTVLGGRAAPPELITVDQQGKGDFTSIQAAVNSVRAFRGEQAVRIWIRKGIYHEKIVIPTYIENIELIGEDAIDTKIVFNDYAGKKVDCPDERGDLTLGTFSSYTLLVRGSRVLIKDLTIENAAGPVGQAVALHLEGDQIALVNCRLLGFQDTLYLGKSGARSYFFDCSISGTTDFIFGPGIAFFQQCRILSLRNSYVTAAATPQGQKYGYVFEQCDFVAADAAVDKVFLGRPWRPYANTVLVDCTLGAHIVPEGWNEWKGDSLFPDKHKTVFYAELGSKGAGALNLSKRVEWSHQLPEKKRDIYKLDRVLGDWNVKKMITP; this is translated from the coding sequence ATGAAGAGAAAAATAAATGTATTTAAGATGCTGCCTGTCGGCGTACTGTTGGGTATACTGTTCACCGTGCTAGGTGGGCGGGCTGCTCCTCCCGAATTGATTACAGTAGACCAACAGGGAAAGGGTGATTTTACAAGTATACAAGCTGCAGTAAATTCAGTTCGTGCTTTTCGCGGTGAACAGGCCGTTCGGATTTGGATCAGGAAAGGAATTTATCATGAAAAAATAGTGATCCCAACGTATATCGAAAATATTGAGCTTATAGGTGAGGATGCTATCGATACCAAGATTGTATTTAATGATTATGCGGGTAAGAAGGTTGACTGTCCAGATGAGCGAGGGGATCTTACGCTTGGGACATTCAGTAGTTATACCTTATTGGTTCGTGGGAGTAGGGTGCTCATCAAGGATTTAACGATCGAAAATGCAGCTGGTCCAGTGGGGCAGGCGGTGGCACTTCATCTGGAAGGTGACCAGATAGCATTGGTCAACTGCCGTCTTTTGGGTTTTCAGGATACTTTATATCTGGGTAAAAGCGGTGCAAGGAGCTATTTTTTCGATTGCAGTATCAGCGGAACAACAGATTTTATTTTCGGGCCGGGCATTGCATTTTTTCAGCAATGCCGGATTCTATCCCTGCGAAATTCGTATGTCACAGCTGCTGCTACACCTCAGGGGCAAAAGTACGGTTATGTCTTTGAGCAGTGTGATTTTGTCGCTGCAGATGCAGCTGTCGATAAAGTATTTCTCGGCAGACCATGGCGTCCCTACGCCAATACGGTGTTGGTAGATTGTACTTTGGGAGCTCATATTGTTCCTGAAGGGTGGAATGAATGGAAGGGTGATAGCTTGTTTCCAGATAAGCATAAAACCGTGTTTTACGCCGAATTGGGATCGAAAGGAGCCGGGGCATTGAATCTCTCCAAGCGTGTGGAATGGTCACATCAGCTTCCGGAAAAAAAACGGGATATATATAAGCTGGATCGTGTACTGGGCGATTGGAACGTTAAAAAGATGATCACGCCGTAG
- a CDS encoding glycoside hydrolase family 43 protein, whose amino-acid sequence MIRIENKTIGMSCLIAYMTLTSCLLAFGQNYTSEVWRPDLGNGKFKNPIIHADYSDPDAIRVGKDYYMVASSFHHSPGLPILHSRDMINWTIVGHALQRQVPEAVFRSVQHGGGVWAPSIRYHNGEFYIYYPDPDFGIYQIKTKDIRGTWSAPTLVFPGKGLIDPCPFWDEDGRAYLAYAYAGSRAGLKSVLAIATMSTDGTRVLDRGTIVYDGHELDPTIEGPKVYKRNGYYFLFAPAGGVSTGWQLVLRSKNIYGPYERKVVMAQNKSAVNGPHQGAWVDTPSGEDWFFHFQDKEALGRVVHLQPMVWKENWPIIGEDSDGNGIGTPVTTYRKPNVGKQVSAPVNPRESDEFESPHLGLQWQWQANPDGTWLMPSHEGKLRLYSQQEPQGSKNLMSAPYIMTQKFPAENFNATAKIRLRPNEKELGEKAGLVVVGEDYSQLFIRKDKGQFQLYSGRCSGAYAGHSENVQSVSSLPDDFVYIRVVVKDGNSCQWSYSLDGKRYIPVGGQFQAKPGKWVGAALGLYASREKHSNDSGYAEVDWFRIEK is encoded by the coding sequence ATGATAAGAATTGAAAATAAAACGATTGGAATGAGTTGCCTGATCGCTTATATGACCTTGACTAGCTGTTTATTGGCATTCGGACAGAATTACACTTCTGAGGTGTGGCGTCCGGATCTTGGAAATGGAAAATTTAAAAATCCTATTATCCATGCTGATTATTCCGATCCGGACGCGATCCGTGTAGGGAAAGATTATTATATGGTTGCCTCCAGTTTTCATCACAGTCCAGGCCTTCCTATTCTACATTCCAGAGATATGATCAACTGGACGATTGTAGGTCATGCGCTGCAGCGGCAAGTGCCCGAAGCGGTATTCCGTAGCGTGCAACATGGCGGAGGAGTATGGGCACCTTCAATTCGATACCACAATGGCGAATTTTATATTTATTATCCCGATCCGGATTTTGGAATCTATCAGATAAAAACAAAGGATATCCGGGGAACATGGTCAGCACCAACGTTGGTTTTCCCAGGAAAGGGATTGATCGATCCATGCCCGTTTTGGGATGAAGATGGTCGTGCTTATTTAGCTTATGCCTATGCGGGGAGCCGTGCAGGCTTGAAAAGTGTTCTGGCAATAGCAACGATGAGTACTGACGGAACTCGTGTATTGGATCGCGGTACAATTGTTTATGATGGGCATGAATTGGACCCTACAATTGAGGGGCCCAAAGTATATAAGAGGAATGGATACTATTTTTTGTTTGCACCAGCGGGTGGGGTTTCCACGGGCTGGCAATTGGTTTTGCGTTCGAAAAATATCTATGGGCCCTATGAGCGTAAGGTGGTTATGGCGCAGAACAAGTCGGCAGTTAATGGTCCGCACCAGGGTGCGTGGGTAGATACTCCTTCTGGGGAGGACTGGTTTTTCCACTTTCAGGATAAAGAAGCCCTGGGACGTGTGGTGCATCTTCAGCCGATGGTCTGGAAAGAGAATTGGCCCATCATCGGCGAGGATAGCGATGGAAATGGCATAGGTACCCCCGTGACTACCTATAGGAAACCTAACGTCGGAAAGCAGGTCTCTGCTCCGGTCAATCCTCGGGAATCGGACGAGTTTGAGTCTCCTCATTTAGGATTGCAGTGGCAATGGCAGGCTAATCCGGATGGTACTTGGCTTATGCCATCACATGAGGGTAAGCTCCGGCTCTATAGCCAACAAGAGCCTCAAGGCAGTAAAAACCTAATGTCGGCGCCTTATATTATGACGCAAAAGTTTCCTGCAGAAAATTTCAATGCGACAGCAAAAATACGACTGCGTCCCAATGAGAAGGAACTTGGTGAAAAAGCAGGACTGGTGGTGGTCGGTGAAGATTATTCCCAGCTTTTTATACGTAAAGATAAAGGTCAATTTCAACTTTACTCTGGTCGTTGTTCAGGAGCCTATGCTGGTCATTCGGAAAATGTGCAGTCCGTTTCTTCTTTGCCGGATGACTTTGTGTATATCCGTGTAGTAGTCAAAGATGGAAATTCCTGTCAATGGTCATATAGTTTGGATGGCAAAAGATATATACCCGTGGGAGGTCAATTTCAGGCTAAGCCAGGGAAGTGGGTTGGTGCAGCATTAGGCCTCTATGCAAGTAGAGAAAAGCACAGCAATGATAGTGGTTATGCTGAAGTAGACTGGTTTAGAATAGAAAAATAA
- a CDS encoding RNA polymerase sigma factor, protein MRQHWIATLKGSSEAFESLYDLVYRELFAYGMMLGYSREAVKDGIQHLFLELWEKRDRLPPVDNIKSYLMTWLRRILNDRRLLDEKLAITNYRSNDNAPSHETVLIQQESIREASTRLIQALESLTPKQRQVIDLRFFQNKSYEQIASETGNSQRTIYNLVYEAIKVLKKKNEK, encoded by the coding sequence ATGAGACAACATTGGATAGCTACATTGAAAGGGTCGAGTGAGGCCTTTGAATCCTTATATGACTTAGTATACAGAGAGCTTTTTGCCTATGGCATGATGCTAGGATATTCGCGTGAAGCCGTAAAAGATGGTATACAACATCTATTTTTAGAATTATGGGAAAAACGTGACCGCCTGCCTCCTGTCGATAATATCAAATCATATTTGATGACATGGTTGCGCCGTATTCTGAATGACCGTCGGTTATTGGATGAAAAATTGGCGATAACAAATTATCGGTCCAATGACAATGCTCCTTCACACGAGACGGTCCTCATACAACAGGAATCCATTCGCGAAGCGAGTACCCGTTTAATTCAAGCTTTGGAATCCCTCACCCCGAAACAAAGACAGGTGATTGATCTCAGGTTTTTTCAAAACAAGTCTTATGAACAAATTGCATCTGAAACTGGAAATAGTCAACGAACAATCTATAACCTTGTTTATGAAGCCATTAAGGTTTTAAAGAAAAAAAATGAAAAATAA
- the rpsU gene encoding 30S ribosomal protein S21, translating into MIIVNVKEGESLDRALKRFKKKFEKTGVLRELRSRQAYEKRSVTRRIQVKKAIYKQSLNQDLAN; encoded by the coding sequence ATGATTATCGTAAATGTAAAAGAAGGAGAATCTTTAGATAGAGCATTGAAACGTTTCAAAAAGAAATTCGAAAAAACTGGAGTTTTAAGAGAGTTGCGTTCACGTCAAGCTTACGAAAAGAGATCTGTAACTCGTCGCATTCAAGTGAAAAAAGCGATTTACAAACAATCTTTGAATCAAGATCTAGCTAACTAG